CTGCTGCAAGATGAAGAACCGCTCAGCTTGTCGCATTAGTCCAGGCTGAATCTGGTCAACTTGCGCTTCTTTCAGGTCGTAGGCAATTCGCACCTGTTCGTGCAGGAAGGTTTTGATTTCGCCAACTGCAAGATCTTGTAGTTGCTCTGGTTCTAAATCTGCCAACAGATAGATAAATTCTTTTACCTTACTGACTAAAGTCCCTAATTCCCAATCTTCTGAAGGTAAGTCTGGGTTGACGTAGTAATCTACGATTTCATCCATCGTTTTTTCGGCATACTTGATCACTTGTTCTTTTAGGTCTTGACCTTCAAGTACGCGACGACGCTCTGCGTAGATTGCCCGCCGCTGGTTGTTCATTACCTCGTCATACTCAAACACCTGCTTACGGATGTCGTAGTAGTAGGTTTCAACCTTTTTCTGAGCGCCTTCCAAACTGCGCGTGAGCATCCCAGATTCGATTGGCATATCTTCTTCAACGCGGAAGGCATTCATTAAGCCAGCTACGCGATCGCCACCAAAAATCCGCAGCAAGTTATCCTGCAAACTCAGGAAGAATCTGGTCGAACCAGGGTCCCCTTGCCGTCCGGCGCGTCCCCGTAATTGGTTATCAATCCGCCGTGATTCGTGACGTTCTGTGCCAATTACGTGTAGACCTCCCAGGGACACCACCTCTTCGTGTTCCCGACTGGTAAATTGTTCGTACTCTTGAAGAATACGGTTGTAGACCTCGCGCAGTCTTTGGATCACAGGATCGTCTGTTGGGGCTTTTTCTGCGGCGACCGCCACCTTATCCTCTGCCTCTAGTTCCGGTAAACTCCGCTCTCCATATTCCTGGATCGCGAACTCCACCGCTGCTTTTAGCATCTGTTCCATCTGGCGCGACAGTTGGGTGGGGAAAATCTGGGGCGAGGCTTTCCAAGTCTTAACTTTCTTCCCAGGCACAAAGCCTTGACCGCTACTACCAGCTGCCACAGGTACAGAGGCTCGTCCTATACCAAAGCTATCTTCATCCTCTGGCTGAACAATCCGGGGCATAAAGTATTCCCGCAGTTTTAGCCGCGCCATGTACTCGGCATTACCACCCAGAATGATGTCTGTTCCTCGACCTGCCATATTGGTGGCGATCGTCAACGCACCCTTGCGTCCTGCCTGAGCAATAATTTCCGACTCCCGCTCTACGTTCTCTGGTCTGGCATTGAGCAGATTGTAGGGAATTTCCAGCTGGTTTAACAGCTGACTGAGATATTCTGATTTTTCAACGCTAGTTGTTCCTACCAAAACTGGTCGCCCGATTTCATGCATTTGGGCGCATTCTTGGGCGATCGCTCGCCACTTCGCCTCTTCAGTTTTGAACACCATATCAGGTAAGTCCTGACGGCTTCTGGGTCGATTAGTGGGAATAACCGTTACTTCTAATTTGTAAATTTTTTCAAACTCTGCTTCTTCTGTTTTTGCAGTTCCAGTCATCCCAGCTAATTTTGGATACAGCAAGAACAAGTTTTGATAGGTAATTGTCGCTAAAGTCTGAGTTTCTGGTTGAATCTCTACTCGTTCTTTCGCTTCAATTGCCTGATGGAGTCCATCACTCCAACGCCGTCCTGGCAGTACCCGACCCGTAAATTCATCCACAATCACCACTTCACCGTTGCGGACGATATAATTCACATCCTTGAGAAACAGTTCTTTAGCTTTAATCGCGTTAAAAATATAATGCGCCCAAGGGTCGTTGGGGTCATACAAGTCTGTTACTCCCAGCAGCTGTTCAGCTTCGGCAAAGCCTTCGTCGGATAAAAGTACATTCCGAGCTTTCTCATCTACCTCGTAATGCTCGTCCTCCTTCTTCAGTGCTAGCGCTATTTGAGCTGCTTGGAGGTACTTTTCTGTCGGTCGTTCTACCTGCCCAGAAATAATCAACGGTGTCCGCGCCTCGTCAATCAAGATCGAGTCTACTTCGTCGATTACACAATAATTGAAAGGGCGTTGTACCACATCTGCCATCGCGGTAGCCATATTGTCACGCAAGTAGTCAAACCCTACTTCGCTATTCGTGACATAGGTGATGTCGCAGTCGTAGTTCTTCTTGCGCTCAGAGGGTCCCATTCCCTGCTGAATTAGCCCAACACTAAGCCCTAAGAAGCGATGTACCTGTCCCATCCACTCGGCATCCCGACGAGCCAGGTAATCGTTAACCGTTACGATATGCACTCCTTTACCAGTCAGTGCATTCAGATAAGCCGGTAGCGTTGCAACTAAAGTTTTTCCTTCACCGGTTTTCATCTCGGCGATTTGCCCTTTGTGCAGGATGATGCCACCTAAAAGTTGGACATCAAAGTGTCGCAGCCCTAATACCCGCCGTCCAGTTTCCCGGACTACAGCAAATGCCTCTGGTAGTAAGTCATCCAGAGTTTCGCCTTTTGAAAGTCGCTGTTTGAACTCCGCTGTTTTGCTGGCTAGCTGTTCATCGGAGAGTGCCTGAATATCTTCCTCTAGGAGGCTGATGTCTGTAACAGAAGGTTGGTATTTTTTGAGCTTACGAGCGTTCGGGTCGCCCAGCAAGTTTTTCAGCATGGCAGGTGAGGAAAACTTTAGAATTTATGCTTAGTGTTGAGTTTTGAGTTTTGATTTAGGTGCTTTCAGTTTAAATTAGGGAAGCTTCTTTACAAGCTCAAAACTTTTTAGTCAGTTCTAGTTTATCGCCTAGATCTCAGACCTACTTTATCGTATCATTTTGACTTCAACTGAGAGAGTGCGACCAAGCGATCGCTCCTAGAGTTAAGTGCACAATCTAGTAGAGAGCAGGGGGAGCAGGGGAGGCAGGGGGAGCAGGGGGAGATATATTTTCATTCCCTAACCCCTAACCCCTAACCCCTAATCACTCCCTAAGGGGATTTCTCCCATTCTGGGGTGAGGCGACGAAAGTTGTATTCAGCGGCACTAGGATGACAGCTGACACAACTGCTAATCTGAACAGGGCGAGGTAGCTTAACTTTGGGGTGTAAAGCTTTCAAATAGCGAGAGTTGTTCAATCGAAAAGGCGTTTCTTCGTCTTTTGCTACGGAGCGGGAGAAATTTTGTAGATAGTTCCAGACTAGCAACCGAGCTGGATCAACTAAAGGGGTTAGCTGTTGCCCATAGTGCTGTGAGTCTTGCAAAATTTGTCTCCAGGTTTCAGTTGGCAAAACAGCTGGTGGTAGGGCGATATGGCAGCTAGCACAGTTTTCTAGGTATAGTTCTTGCCCTAACTGGTAGCTCTGGGGAACTGGATCGACAGTGGTGGTTGCACCTGATGTAGAAGTCTGGGCATGGGTTGCCAAAGCTAGACCCCAGCCAAGGGTAAGACTCCAAACCAAAATCAACAAAAACAAGATTAAGGGCGATCGCCTTTTTTGTTGTCGGTGAGATTTTCGCTTAACTAGATTTGACATACTCCACACTTAGGGATCGCTGGCAGAACTTACGGTTACTATTCAATTGATTCCAAGGACGGCTCTAGCTAAGTTGCAGTCAGATTGAATCTGTGCTTTGAGGGCTTCTAAAGAATCAAACTTTTGTTCAGATCGTAAGAATTTCTCTAATTGCACTGTCATGGTCTTACCATACAAATCGCCAGACCAATCTAACAGATGCACCTCCACAGATAAGTGCATACCACTTACTGTAGGGCGACTGCCAATGTTCATGACACCGAAGCCAAGCGAGCCGATTTTCTCTCCTGTCAGGAGTTGCACGGCGTAGACACCCTGTCGGGGTAAAAACTTCTCTGGGGGTAGCTGGATGTTTGCTGTGGGAAAGCCGATTGTTCTGCCTAGCTGTTGTCCTTTAACTACCGTGCCAGTGAGAGTATAAGAACGTCCCAGTAGCTCTTTAGCACGTTGGAGATCGCCTTGCTCTAAGGCTTGGCGGATGGCTGAGCTACTAATGCGATGACTGCCTTCGCACGTATGTAGGGGAACAATAGTAACCGGGATACCGAAGTTGGCGGCGATCGCTTGCAAATCAGTAGCGGTGCCACTGCGCTGCTTGCCAAAGCAAAAATCCTGTCCCACACTAATATGCTGGCAGCACAGCTGTTGCACCAGAATCTTTTCGACAAACGCTTGCGGACTTAAATCAGCCAATTCCCGATTAAAAGGCAGAAGCACTAACTGTTCTACTCCTAATTGCAGCAGCTGTTGCACTTTCTCCTTTAACGGTGTCAACAAAGCACGACGTTGCCCAGTAAAAAATTCCTGCGGATGCGGATCGAAGGTGACAACTGTCGGGTAAGTATGCTCAGGTGAAGGCACAAGGAGTTCCTTAGCCTCTTGCCTCGCTTTTACAATCGGCTGAATTACCCGTTGATGCCCACGATGCAGACCATCAAAATTTCCGAGGGCAACAGTAGTTGGGATTAAAGCTTTAGAAGTAGAGGAAGTAACCCACACGCTTTACATTTTGACACATTTATATTTTGGCACACACAGAGCAATGGCAAAAGGCTAGATCAAAACTTTCCGAATTGGGCTTTGGTGGGTTCAAGGGAACTGATTAAGGAAAATTGAATTCCCACTTGCATAATTGATGGAGTCCGGATGCATAAGTTAGGTTGTACTGCAACGGTGTGACAGTTATGTAGTTTTGACGAATCGCCTGTACATCGGTAGGTATATCTTGTGGTAGATGCAAGCCCTCCTCTGGTTCTATTTCCTCTAGTAACTCTCCTGCTAACCAGTAGTAAATCTTGCCACGCGGATCGACCCGTTTTTCAAAAACATCGATATAACGTCGCACTCCCTGACGGGTGATGGTAACCCCAGAAATTTCTTCTAACCCCACAGCAGGTACGTTAACGTTAAGTAACATGAGTTCTGATAGAGGTTCCTTCTCTAGTTGAGTGAGTAGGGACTTAGCAAAAGTGACAGCGGGTCGAAAATCCTTAGAAGTGAAGCTAGTAAGACTGATAGCGATACTGGGAATCCGTTCAATCACGCCTTCCATTGCCGCTGAAACGGTACCAGAGTACAAAACATCGGTACCCAAATTGGCACCCTGATTAATACCGGAAAGAACAAGTTCTGGAGGACTGTCTAGCAATGCCCAAAGTGCTAGCTTAACGCAGTCAGAGGGAGTGCCAGAACATGCCCAGGCTTCGATTGAGGGGTGAAAAACTGACTCAATGATTTCCGCGCGGATCGGTTGGTGCAGGGTTAAACCATGTCCAGTTGCCGATCGCTCTCGATCTGGACAAACGACTGTCACATCATGCCCTGCTGCTGCTAAGCCATTGGCTAAGCTGCGAATGCCAGGGGCAAAAATACCGTCATCGTTGCTAATTAGTAATTTCATCAAGAAATGAGGGAGTAGACCGAGCGATCGCCTCTAAACTGATAGGATAGACTGCGTTCGTTGACGCAGCAACTGGATATATTAGAATCACCGTTGACAACTAACCTAAGCATGACCAATCAGCCTAGCAATTTAGAGGCTCAACTGGAAGCATTACGACAGGAAGCGCAACAAGTGATCGCTGCTGCTGATACCTTAGAACGGCTGGAGGAACTCAGAGTAGTTTACCTTGGAAAGAAGGGTCAGTTGTCTGCCTTGTTGCGGAGTATGGGTCAGCTATCAACTGAGGAGCGCCCGCGCATTGGAGCGATTACTAATACAGTTAAAGAGGTGCTGCAATCAGACCTGGAAAAGCAGCGGACAAGACTGCAAACTGCTCAACTCCAGGCACAATTGGAAGCTGAAACCTTAGACGTGACCATGGCAGGCGTTTATCGTCCCCTTGGTCGTATCCACCCGCTTAATAGCACCATTGATCGGGTATTGGATATCTTTGTTGGTCTGGGCTACACTGTGGCCGAGGGACCAGAAATGGAGACGGACTACTATAACTTTGAGGCGCTGAATTTCCTGCCAGACCACCCTGCCCGTGACATGCAGGATACTCTCTATCTGCCAGATGGAAATTTGCTGCGAACCCATACCTCTAACGTTCAGATTCGCTACATGGAAGAGAGTGACCCACCAGTGCGGATTGCGGTTCCAGGTCGGGTTTATCGGCGAGATACTGTAGATGCCACTCACTCAGCCGTCTTCCATCAAATCGAAATTTTGGCGGTTGACGAGGGACTGACATTTACTGACCTCAAAGGCACCATTAAAGTGTTTTTGCAGGAAATGTTTGGCGATGTGCCAATCCGTTTCCGGGCAAGTTATTTTCCTTTCACTGAACCCTCGGCAGAAGTGGATGTGCAATGGAAAGGTCGCTGGCTAGAAGTCATGGGTTGTGGCATGGTTGACCCCAATGTTTTCAAAGCAGTGGGTTACGACTCCGAAGTCTATACGGGTTTTGCAGCGGGTATGGGCATTGAAAGATTGGCGATGGTGCTACACCAAATTGATGATATTCGTCGTTTTTATAACAGCGATCTACGCTTTTTGCAGCAATTCTAGTGGCAAGGTATAGAACTGATAGGGCAACCTCCCCATGACCTACATGATGGTCCAAGCCAAGGGACTGAAAAAGCGCTTTGGGAAAATGCTAGCCCTGCGAGGGATTGACCTTTCGGTACCTGCTGGCTCAGTGCTGGGTGTGCTAGGTCCCAACGGTGCAGGCAAAACCACGGCAATTAACTGCCTCACCACCTTACTCAAGCCTGACGCAGGATGGGCAGCGATCGCGGGGTATGATGTCGTCGCTCAGCCTGCGGCGGTGCGCGCACTAATTGGCGTAACGGGTCAGTTTGCTGCCGTTGATGAAGAACTAACTGCCCGCGAGAATCTCATCCTGTTCGGGCGGCTAATGCGGCTATCTGCCGCTGAGGCAGCACGACGAGCCACGGAACTGCTAGAGCAGTTTGACTTGCTGGAGGCTGGCAACCGTCGGGTGAAAGAGTTCTCCGGCGGGATGCGACGCCGGCTCGACCTCGCAGCGAGTATTGTTGCCGAGCCTTTGGTACTGTTTCTAGACGAGCCGACCACAGGGCTTGACCCCCGCAGCCGCCGTCAGCTTTGGGAGATGGTGAGGGCGTTGAAAGAGCGGGGCATTACAATCTTGCTGACCACTCAGTACCTGGAGGAGGCTGATGAGTTGGCTGACCGGATAGTGGTCATCGATCAAGGGATGGTGATTGCTGAAGGCACCTCAGACGATCTCAAAAACCGTGTAGGTGGAACATTCTGTGAGCTGGAACTGGCTAATCCGAGAGATGAGCCGAAAGTGCGACAACTGTTAGCAGATCTTGGCAACCTCAAGGGTAGAGGTACGCTCACACTAGCCGCACCGCACGGGGTAGCAACGCTTTCCGAGGTGGTTCGACGGGTAGATGCTGCAGGTATAGTGCTAGCAGATATCTCCCTGCGCCGTCCCAGCCTGGACGATGTATTTTTTGCCTTGACTGGTCATGCGACCGGAGAAAACTAAATGGGTGCGATCGATCTACAGGCAAAGGCTCAGAAACTGGTAGCAATTCGGAAAGAGTCCGGTATTGAACGGGCGATCGCCGATAGCCTGATCGTCGGCTGGCGCAACCTGATCCGTCTCAGTCGCACGCCAGCAGCGATCATATCCGTGTTGCTTTTTCCCATTTTGTTTCTCAGCGGCTTTTTACTCGCCTTCGAACGATTTATGCGGGCTCAGGGGATTGACTACGTTCAGTACCTTGTCCCTATCATTACCTTGCAAGCAATGTTTTTTACCGCGATGGGGGCAGCAACTACCCTAGCAAACGACATTAAGTCGGGGATGCTCCAGCGCTGTCGCACCATGCCGATTTCACGAGCTGCAATTATTGG
This window of the Chroococcidiopsis sp. CCMEE 29 genome carries:
- a CDS encoding ATP-binding cassette domain-containing protein, with amino-acid sequence MTYMMVQAKGLKKRFGKMLALRGIDLSVPAGSVLGVLGPNGAGKTTAINCLTTLLKPDAGWAAIAGYDVVAQPAAVRALIGVTGQFAAVDEELTARENLILFGRLMRLSAAEAARRATELLEQFDLLEAGNRRVKEFSGGMRRRLDLAASIVAEPLVLFLDEPTTGLDPRSRRQLWEMVRALKERGITILLTTQYLEEADELADRIVVIDQGMVIAEGTSDDLKNRVGGTFCELELANPRDEPKVRQLLADLGNLKGRGTLTLAAPHGVATLSEVVRRVDAAGIVLADISLRRPSLDDVFFALTGHATGEN
- the surE gene encoding 5'/3'-nucleotidase SurE, which codes for MKLLISNDDGIFAPGIRSLANGLAAAGHDVTVVCPDRERSATGHGLTLHQPIRAEIIESVFHPSIEAWACSGTPSDCVKLALWALLDSPPELVLSGINQGANLGTDVLYSGTVSAAMEGVIERIPSIAISLTSFTSKDFRPAVTFAKSLLTQLEKEPLSELMLLNVNVPAVGLEEISGVTITRQGVRRYIDVFEKRVDPRGKIYYWLAGELLEEIEPEEGLHLPQDIPTDVQAIRQNYITVTPLQYNLTYASGLHQLCKWEFNFP
- a CDS encoding bifunctional riboflavin kinase/FAD synthetase, with amino-acid sequence MWVTSSTSKALIPTTVALGNFDGLHRGHQRVIQPIVKARQEAKELLVPSPEHTYPTVVTFDPHPQEFFTGQRRALLTPLKEKVQQLLQLGVEQLVLLPFNRELADLSPQAFVEKILVQQLCCQHISVGQDFCFGKQRSGTATDLQAIAANFGIPVTIVPLHTCEGSHRISSSAIRQALEQGDLQRAKELLGRSYTLTGTVVKGQQLGRTIGFPTANIQLPPEKFLPRQGVYAVQLLTGEKIGSLGFGVMNIGSRPTVSGMHLSVEVHLLDWSGDLYGKTMTVQLEKFLRSEQKFDSLEALKAQIQSDCNLARAVLGIN
- the secA gene encoding preprotein translocase subunit SecA, which translates into the protein MLKNLLGDPNARKLKKYQPSVTDISLLEEDIQALSDEQLASKTAEFKQRLSKGETLDDLLPEAFAVVRETGRRVLGLRHFDVQLLGGIILHKGQIAEMKTGEGKTLVATLPAYLNALTGKGVHIVTVNDYLARRDAEWMGQVHRFLGLSVGLIQQGMGPSERKKNYDCDITYVTNSEVGFDYLRDNMATAMADVVQRPFNYCVIDEVDSILIDEARTPLIISGQVERPTEKYLQAAQIALALKKEDEHYEVDEKARNVLLSDEGFAEAEQLLGVTDLYDPNDPWAHYIFNAIKAKELFLKDVNYIVRNGEVVIVDEFTGRVLPGRRWSDGLHQAIEAKERVEIQPETQTLATITYQNLFLLYPKLAGMTGTAKTEEAEFEKIYKLEVTVIPTNRPRSRQDLPDMVFKTEEAKWRAIAQECAQMHEIGRPVLVGTTSVEKSEYLSQLLNQLEIPYNLLNARPENVERESEIIAQAGRKGALTIATNMAGRGTDIILGGNAEYMARLKLREYFMPRIVQPEDEDSFGIGRASVPVAAGSSGQGFVPGKKVKTWKASPQIFPTQLSRQMEQMLKAAVEFAIQEYGERSLPELEAEDKVAVAAEKAPTDDPVIQRLREVYNRILQEYEQFTSREHEEVVSLGGLHVIGTERHESRRIDNQLRGRAGRQGDPGSTRFFLSLQDNLLRIFGGDRVAGLMNAFRVEEDMPIESGMLTRSLEGAQKKVETYYYDIRKQVFEYDEVMNNQRRAIYAERRRVLEGQDLKEQVIKYAEKTMDEIVDYYVNPDLPSEDWELGTLVSKVKEFIYLLADLEPEQLQDLAVGEIKTFLHEQVRIAYDLKEAQVDQIQPGLMRQAERFFILQQIDTLWREHLQQMDSLRESVGLRGYGQKDPLIEYKSEGYELFLDMMTNIRRNVVYSLFQFQPQIQPSVQAPSELV
- a CDS encoding diheme cytochrome c, which gives rise to MSNLVKRKSHRQQKRRSPLILFLLILVWSLTLGWGLALATHAQTSTSGATTTVDPVPQSYQLGQELYLENCASCHIALPPAVLPTETWRQILQDSQHYGQQLTPLVDPARLLVWNYLQNFSRSVAKDEETPFRLNNSRYLKALHPKVKLPRPVQISSCVSCHPSAAEYNFRRLTPEWEKSP
- the pheS gene encoding phenylalanine--tRNA ligase subunit alpha codes for the protein MTNQPSNLEAQLEALRQEAQQVIAAADTLERLEELRVVYLGKKGQLSALLRSMGQLSTEERPRIGAITNTVKEVLQSDLEKQRTRLQTAQLQAQLEAETLDVTMAGVYRPLGRIHPLNSTIDRVLDIFVGLGYTVAEGPEMETDYYNFEALNFLPDHPARDMQDTLYLPDGNLLRTHTSNVQIRYMEESDPPVRIAVPGRVYRRDTVDATHSAVFHQIEILAVDEGLTFTDLKGTIKVFLQEMFGDVPIRFRASYFPFTEPSAEVDVQWKGRWLEVMGCGMVDPNVFKAVGYDSEVYTGFAAGMGIERLAMVLHQIDDIRRFYNSDLRFLQQF